The Staphylococcus sp. KG4-3 genome has a window encoding:
- a CDS encoding NfeD family protein, with protein MANFIVNPVVALILTCIIFLGFLYQLYSNKINIIGIVATLTLLIFFLGFYIKGDVNLYSVILFGIGVIFVIIELFVVGAVIGIIGMALIVFSIITLGDNLVYMIANVVVALILSIIEWVILVKIFKRKIPFLDKVVLKDSTNAEAGYTSHEDRSHLVGQTATTSTDLRPAGIITYNNERIDAVSDGSFILRNKQVTILEVEGTRVVVRENES; from the coding sequence ATGGCTAATTTCATTGTAAATCCAGTAGTTGCGTTAATTTTAACATGTATTATCTTTTTAGGTTTCTTATACCAATTGTATTCAAATAAAATTAACATAATAGGAATTGTTGCCACATTAACTTTATTGATATTCTTTTTAGGATTTTATATAAAAGGAGATGTCAATTTATATTCTGTGATTTTATTTGGCATAGGCGTTATATTTGTAATAATTGAACTTTTTGTAGTCGGCGCGGTTATCGGTATTATCGGTATGGCACTTATAGTTTTTAGTATTATTACTTTAGGAGATAACTTAGTTTATATGATTGCCAATGTCGTCGTTGCATTAATTCTATCAATTATTGAATGGGTGATACTTGTGAAGATATTCAAACGGAAAATTCCATTTTTAGACAAGGTTGTATTAAAAGATTCTACAAATGCAGAAGCAGGCTACACTTCACACGAAGATCGCTCTCATTTAGTTGGGCAAACTGCAACAACTTCAACTGATTTAAGACCTGCAGGAATTATTACTTATAACAATGAGCGTATTGATGCAGTTTCTGATGGTTCTTTTATTTTAAGAAATAAGCAAGTTACTATTTTAGAAGTAGAAGGCACGAGAGTTGTTGTAAGAGAAAACGAATCATAA
- the cdd gene encoding cytidine deaminase, which produces MAYQSHYFTEVRNAQANAYAPYSNFKVGAYLKTKDGKTYYGANVENAAYPMSICAERSSLVSAIADGYRPGDFESITVTVDADEPSSPCGACRQVMKELCDDDMPVYMTNHQGDMIESTVNELLPLGFSGKDLN; this is translated from the coding sequence ATGGCTTACCAATCACATTATTTTACAGAAGTAAGAAATGCTCAAGCAAATGCATATGCACCATACAGTAATTTTAAAGTTGGTGCGTATTTAAAAACTAAAGATGGAAAAACATATTACGGTGCTAATGTAGAAAATGCTGCTTATCCCATGTCTATATGTGCAGAAAGATCTAGTTTAGTGTCAGCAATTGCGGATGGTTATCGACCAGGAGATTTTGAGTCAATTACTGTTACTGTAGATGCAGATGAACCTTCTTCACCATGTGGTGCTTGTCGACAGGTAATGAAAGAACTATGTGATGATGATATGCCAGTGTATATGACAAATCATCAAGGCGATATGATAGAATCGACAGTAAACGAACTACTACCATTAGGATTTTCAGGAAAGGATTTAAATTAA
- the prmA gene encoding 50S ribosomal protein L11 methyltransferase produces the protein MDWTEVSININHEASSIISDILEDFGSNGVVIEDSKDLEQAFEDKFGEIYALNANDYPQKGVRIKAYFNEIKYTEKFKSELINTIKQVTSLDLSLFEYEEQTLREQDWENEWKNYFHPFRASEQFTIVPSWETYQKEDESELCIELDPGMAFGTGDHPTTSMCLKAIESYVKPSYSVIDVGTGSGILSIAAYLLGVKRIKALDVDEMAVRVAKDNFEKNNCDHAIEVTTGNLLKEEAEKFDVVIANILAHIIEEMIDDAYNTLNEDGYFITSGIIEEKHEAIVRHMESTGFKVLSINHENSWVCIVGQKVSD, from the coding sequence ATGGACTGGACTGAAGTATCAATCAACATTAATCACGAGGCCTCATCAATTATTTCTGATATATTAGAAGATTTTGGCTCAAATGGTGTAGTTATAGAAGATTCTAAAGATTTAGAACAAGCATTTGAGGATAAATTTGGTGAAATTTATGCATTAAATGCTAATGATTATCCTCAAAAAGGTGTAAGAATAAAAGCGTACTTCAATGAAATTAAATATACAGAAAAGTTTAAATCTGAGCTTATTAATACAATTAAGCAAGTTACTTCTCTGGATCTTTCACTTTTTGAGTACGAAGAACAAACATTACGTGAGCAAGATTGGGAAAATGAATGGAAAAATTATTTCCATCCATTTAGAGCTTCAGAACAGTTCACAATTGTTCCTAGTTGGGAAACATATCAAAAAGAAGATGAAAGTGAATTATGCATTGAGTTAGATCCAGGCATGGCGTTTGGTACTGGTGACCATCCTACAACTAGTATGTGTTTAAAAGCAATAGAATCATATGTGAAGCCAAGCTATTCTGTTATTGATGTCGGCACTGGTTCAGGTATATTAAGTATTGCTGCTTATTTGTTAGGTGTAAAACGTATTAAGGCATTAGACGTAGATGAAATGGCAGTAAGAGTTGCTAAAGATAACTTTGAGAAAAATAATTGTGACCATGCAATTGAAGTCACGACTGGAAATTTATTAAAAGAAGAAGCTGAAAAATTTGATGTTGTGATTGCTAATATTCTAGCTCATATTATTGAAGAAATGATCGATGATGCATATAATACCTTGAATGAAGATGGTTATTTTATTACGTCTGGTATTATAGAAGAAAAGCACGAAGCGATTGTAAGACACATGGAAAGCACTGGTTTTAAAGTGTTGTCTATTAACCATGAAAATAGCTGGGTCTGTATCGTAGGGCAGAAAGTGAGCGATTGA
- the floA gene encoding flotillin-like protein FloA (flotillin-like protein involved in membrane lipid rafts), which yields MIGLIIIVAIVVIALLLLFSFVPVGLWISAIAAGVKVGIGTLVGMRLRRVSPRKVISPLIKAHKAGLNLTTNQLESHYLAGGNVDRVVDANIAAQRADINLPFERGAAIDLAGRDVLEAVQMSVNPKVIETPFIAGVAMNGIEVKAKARITVRANIARLVGGAGEETIIARVGEGIVSTIGSSEHHTEVLENPDNISKTVLSKGLDSGTAFEILSIDIADVDISKNIGADLQTEQALADKNIAQAKAEERRAMAVAQEQEMKAKVQEMRSKVVEAEAEVPLAMAEALRSGNLGVKDYYNLKNVEADTGMRNSINQRTNQQDDESPDK from the coding sequence ATGATTGGATTAATTATTATTGTCGCTATAGTAGTAATAGCATTATTGTTATTATTTTCATTTGTACCAGTCGGATTGTGGATTTCAGCAATTGCTGCTGGTGTTAAAGTAGGAATAGGTACATTGGTAGGTATGAGATTACGTAGAGTATCCCCAAGAAAAGTTATTTCACCGCTTATTAAAGCACATAAAGCAGGACTTAACTTAACTACGAATCAACTTGAATCTCATTATTTAGCTGGTGGTAACGTTGACCGTGTAGTTGATGCGAATATCGCAGCACAAAGAGCGGATATTAACTTACCATTTGAACGTGGCGCTGCTATCGACTTAGCTGGTCGTGACGTTTTAGAAGCTGTTCAAATGTCAGTAAATCCTAAAGTTATAGAAACACCGTTTATCGCTGGTGTTGCTATGAATGGTATCGAAGTAAAAGCCAAAGCTCGTATTACAGTACGTGCCAACATTGCTCGTTTAGTTGGTGGCGCTGGTGAAGAAACAATCATAGCTCGTGTAGGTGAAGGTATTGTTTCTACTATTGGTTCAAGTGAACACCATACAGAAGTATTAGAAAATCCAGACAATATTTCGAAAACTGTTTTAAGTAAAGGTTTAGATTCTGGTACAGCTTTTGAAATCTTATCAATTGATATTGCTGATGTTGATATTAGTAAAAATATCGGTGCAGACTTGCAAACTGAACAGGCACTTGCAGATAAGAATATTGCACAAGCTAAGGCTGAAGAACGTCGTGCTATGGCCGTAGCGCAAGAACAAGAAATGAAAGCGAAAGTACAAGAAATGCGTTCTAAAGTTGTTGAAGCCGAAGCTGAAGTACCATTAGCAATGGCAGAAGCTTTACGTTCTGGAAATTTAGGCGTAAAAGATTATTACAACTTGAAAAATGTTGAGGCAGATACAGGTATGAGAAATTCTATTAATCAACGTACAAATCAACAAGATGATGAATCACCGGATAAATAA
- a CDS encoding 16S rRNA (uracil(1498)-N(3))-methyltransferase, whose protein sequence is MQRYFINQNADSLQRFSIIEKGDIHHILNVMRYQMNDEIIITFSDQFVYKCKISNIDTDEIEIELVEQIDIDSELPQTITICSGLIKADKYEWLLQKATELGASEFLAVGMKRSVVKLNDSKITKKLERWQKIIKEAAEQSYRLAIPSIDYKASLKEVFQQSDLYDYILIAYEDAAKQGEVSNLKKLIKTFQPNDRVLVIFGPEGGLAEEELALFNDNAYQVGLGPRILRAETAPLYVLSAISYELELLD, encoded by the coding sequence ATGCAAAGATACTTTATTAATCAAAACGCTGATTCACTTCAGCGTTTTTCCATTATCGAAAAAGGTGACATCCATCACATTTTGAATGTAATGAGGTATCAAATGAATGATGAAATTATTATTACTTTTTCGGATCAATTTGTTTATAAATGTAAAATTAGCAATATAGATACTGATGAAATTGAAATCGAGCTAGTTGAACAGATTGATATAGATTCAGAATTACCTCAAACCATTACTATATGCAGCGGTTTAATCAAAGCGGATAAATATGAATGGTTGTTACAAAAAGCAACTGAACTAGGTGCTAGTGAATTTTTAGCTGTGGGAATGAAACGCTCCGTTGTAAAATTAAATGATAGTAAGATAACTAAAAAATTAGAACGCTGGCAGAAAATTATCAAAGAAGCTGCCGAACAAAGCTATAGATTAGCAATACCTTCTATCGATTATAAAGCATCACTAAAAGAAGTTTTTCAACAAAGTGATTTATATGATTATATTTTGATAGCGTACGAAGATGCTGCAAAACAAGGTGAAGTTAGTAATCTTAAAAAGTTGATAAAAACATTCCAGCCAAATGATCGTGTTTTAGTGATTTTTGGGCCTGAAGGTGGTTTAGCGGAAGAAGAGTTAGCATTGTTTAATGACAATGCATATCAAGTTGGGCTTGGTCCTAGAATATTAAGAGCTGAAACAGCACCTCTATATGTGCTAAGTGCCATCAGTTATGAATTAGAACTGTTAGATTAA
- the rpsU gene encoding 30S ribosomal protein S21 — MSKTVVKKNESLEDALRRFKRTVSKSGTIQEVRKREFYEKPSVKRKKKSEAARKRKFK, encoded by the coding sequence ATGTCTAAAACAGTAGTCAAAAAGAACGAATCACTTGAAGATGCGTTACGTCGTTTCAAACGTACAGTTTCTAAAAGCGGTACAATTCAAGAAGTACGTAAACGTGAGTTTTACGAAAAACCTAGCGTTAAACGTAAAAAGAAATCAGAAGCTGCACGTAAACGTAAATTCAAATAA
- a CDS encoding diacylglycerol kinase family protein yields the protein MKRFSYAFHGMLVLIKKDHKFLLHLLLALIVIIAGFAFKINEVEWLFIIISIGLVLAFEAINTAVEYVVDLVTSDYHVLAKKAKDIAAFSVVLASLVALVIGLIIFSPYVFK from the coding sequence ATGAAACGATTTAGTTATGCTTTTCATGGCATGTTAGTACTGATAAAAAAGGATCATAAATTTTTATTACATCTTTTATTAGCTTTAATAGTAATTATTGCGGGTTTTGCTTTTAAAATCAACGAAGTAGAATGGCTTTTTATTATTATATCAATCGGCTTAGTACTCGCGTTTGAAGCAATTAATACTGCCGTAGAATATGTAGTGGATTTAGTTACTAGTGACTATCATGTTTTGGCAAAAAAAGCTAAAGATATTGCTGCTTTTAGTGTTGTACTTGCTTCTCTCGTTGCCTTAGTTATAGGGCTCATTATTTTTTCACCTTATGTATTTAAATAG
- the recO gene encoding DNA repair protein RecO, with protein MLIKQKGIIIKTVDYGESDKIITILNEHGAKVPLMVRRAKKSKSGLQANTQLFVYGLFIYSKWKGMGTLSSVDVIEQNYNLRLDIYESSFASLCAETIDRSLEADEVSKYSYDLLHFVLDKIKNGVSAQLMSVVVLLKCMNRFGFNATFDKCAITGIDDQSKLIAYSFKYDGAISEGVKYQDPHALVLSNKTLYLLDILQKLPISQMSSLSIHDDVVNEMSELMILLYKEYVGMYFKSQKLINQLHRLDNLS; from the coding sequence GTGTTGATTAAACAAAAAGGTATAATCATAAAAACAGTTGATTATGGCGAATCCGATAAAATTATAACAATTTTGAATGAACATGGCGCAAAGGTACCTTTAATGGTAAGGCGAGCTAAAAAAAGTAAAAGTGGTTTACAAGCCAACACCCAATTATTTGTGTATGGCTTGTTTATTTATTCTAAGTGGAAAGGCATGGGGACATTGAGCTCCGTCGATGTGATTGAACAAAATTATAATCTTCGTTTAGATATTTACGAAAGTAGTTTTGCTAGTTTATGTGCCGAAACAATTGATCGTTCACTTGAAGCAGATGAAGTTTCTAAATATAGCTATGACCTTTTACATTTTGTTTTGGACAAAATTAAAAATGGTGTTTCAGCGCAACTGATGTCTGTAGTTGTTTTATTAAAATGTATGAACCGTTTTGGATTTAATGCTACATTTGATAAGTGTGCTATTACTGGCATTGATGATCAGTCCAAATTAATAGCATATAGTTTTAAGTATGATGGTGCTATTTCTGAAGGTGTTAAATATCAAGATCCACATGCGCTCGTTTTATCTAATAAAACACTTTATTTGCTAGATATTCTTCAAAAATTACCAATTAGTCAAATGAGTTCTCTTAGTATTCATGATGATGTTGTCAATGAGATGTCTGAATTAATGATTCTATTATATAAAGAATATGTGGGAATGTATTTTAAAAGTCAAAAGCTAATCAATCAATTACATAGATTAGATAATTTATCTTGA
- a CDS encoding PhoH family protein → MPGIIQIDDNNEAQALIGNNDEHLKSIEEGFDVIVHARGQEISVKGEKVEHVEKAESVLINLLKVIQQGVSISIKDVEAAVKMAQNGTIQYLLDLYEDEITKDAYGKTIRAKTMGQRMYVNAMHHNDLVFGVGPAGTGKTFLAVVYAAKQLRKGNVKRIVLTRPAVEAGESLGFLPGDLKEKVDPYLRPLYDGLNTVLGREQTARFIERGIIEIAPLAYMRGRTLDDAFVILDEAQNTTHAQMKMFLTRLGFGSKMVVTGDKTQIDLPKGVKSGLKEAIKKLENVKGLSIHNLDQSDVVRHPLVSKIIDRYEGEE, encoded by the coding sequence ATGCCTGGAATTATTCAAATAGATGACAATAACGAAGCGCAAGCACTCATTGGTAATAATGATGAACATCTTAAATCAATTGAGGAAGGCTTTGATGTCATTGTGCATGCTCGAGGACAAGAAATCTCTGTAAAGGGTGAGAAAGTTGAGCATGTTGAAAAAGCAGAATCTGTGCTAATAAACTTACTGAAAGTCATTCAACAAGGCGTTTCTATATCTATTAAAGATGTAGAAGCTGCTGTGAAAATGGCTCAAAATGGTACGATTCAATACTTATTAGATTTATATGAAGATGAAATTACTAAAGATGCATATGGTAAAACAATCCGTGCTAAAACAATGGGACAACGTATGTATGTCAATGCAATGCACCATAATGATCTAGTTTTTGGTGTAGGACCAGCTGGTACTGGTAAGACTTTCTTGGCAGTTGTTTATGCAGCGAAACAACTACGTAAAGGTAATGTAAAACGTATTGTACTTACTAGACCTGCCGTTGAAGCTGGAGAATCATTAGGTTTCTTACCTGGTGATTTAAAGGAAAAAGTAGATCCATATTTAAGACCATTATATGATGGTTTGAATACAGTTTTAGGAAGGGAACAAACAGCCAGATTTATAGAAAGAGGCATAATTGAAATTGCTCCGTTAGCCTATATGAGAGGTAGAACTTTAGATGATGCTTTTGTCATATTGGATGAAGCACAAAACACCACTCATGCTCAAATGAAAATGTTTTTAACTAGATTAGGTTTCGGTTCTAAAATGGTAGTAACTGGAGATAAAACACAGATAGACTTACCAAAAGGTGTTAAAAGTGGATTAAAAGAAGCGATTAAAAAGCTAGAAAATGTAAAAGGACTAAGTATTCATAACCTTGACCAAAGTGATGTTGTACGTCACCCATTAGTAAGTAAAATTATTGATCGTTATGAGGGAGAAGAATAA
- the ybeY gene encoding rRNA maturation RNase YbeY yields the protein MFTIDFSDHTELVQNEWLTQIDELLTFAKKQENIEEEAELSVTFVDKEEIQEINKMYRDKDKVTDVISFALEEDEPEITGLDMPRVLGDIIICTDVAKEQADNYGHSFERELGFLALHGFLHLLGYDHMNEQDEKEMFGRQEQILNAYGLTRD from the coding sequence ATGTTTACAATAGATTTTAGTGATCATACAGAGTTAGTACAAAATGAATGGTTAACCCAAATAGATGAATTGCTTACTTTTGCTAAAAAACAAGAAAATATAGAAGAAGAAGCCGAATTGTCTGTGACATTTGTTGATAAAGAAGAAATTCAAGAAATTAATAAAATGTATCGCGATAAAGATAAAGTAACAGATGTTATTTCTTTTGCTTTAGAAGAAGATGAACCAGAAATAACTGGGCTTGATATGCCAAGAGTATTAGGGGATATAATAATTTGTACTGATGTTGCGAAAGAACAGGCTGATAATTATGGTCATAGTTTTGAAAGAGAACTCGGTTTTCTTGCATTACATGGTTTTTTACATTTATTAGGCTACGATCATATGAATGAACAAGATGAAAAAGAGATGTTCGGACGGCAAGAACAAATACTTAATGCCTATGGATTAACAAGAGATTAG
- the era gene encoding GTPase Era gives MTEHKSGFISIIGRPNVGKSTFVNRVIGHKIAIMSDKAQTTRNKIQGVMTQEDAQIIFLDTPGIHKPKHKLGDYMMRVATNTLSEIDAIMFMVNVNEDIGRGDEYIMDMLKTIKTPVFLVLNKIDLVHPDELMPRIEKYKQYLDFTEIVPISALEGHNVDHFINVLKSYLPEGPKYYPDDQISDHPEQFVVGELIREKILHLTSEEIPHAIGVNVDRMVKEDEDRVRIEATIFVERDSQKGIVIGKGGKKLKEVGKRARLDIERLLGSKVYLELWVKVQKDWRNKVNFIRQMGYLEDQD, from the coding sequence ATGACAGAACACAAATCAGGATTTATCTCAATTATAGGTAGACCGAATGTTGGTAAATCAACTTTTGTAAACCGAGTAATTGGGCATAAAATCGCAATAATGTCTGACAAGGCACAAACTACTAGAAATAAAATACAAGGTGTTATGACGCAAGAAGATGCTCAGATTATCTTTTTGGATACACCGGGTATTCATAAACCAAAACATAAATTAGGCGATTATATGATGCGAGTCGCTACAAATACATTATCTGAAATTGATGCTATTATGTTTATGGTAAATGTTAATGAAGATATCGGTCGTGGTGACGAGTACATTATGGACATGCTCAAAACTATTAAAACACCAGTATTCTTAGTATTGAATAAAATTGATTTAGTACATCCAGACGAACTGATGCCACGAATTGAAAAATACAAGCAATATTTGGATTTCACTGAAATTGTTCCAATTTCAGCATTAGAAGGTCACAACGTTGACCATTTTATCAATGTTTTAAAATCTTACTTACCAGAAGGCCCTAAATATTATCCGGATGATCAAATTTCCGACCATCCAGAACAATTTGTAGTTGGAGAACTAATTCGCGAAAAAATACTACATTTGACTAGCGAGGAAATACCTCATGCCATTGGGGTTAACGTAGATCGCATGGTTAAAGAAGATGAAGATAGAGTGAGAATTGAAGCTACCATTTTCGTAGAAAGAGATTCTCAAAAAGGTATTGTGATTGGAAAAGGCGGCAAAAAGCTAAAAGAAGTAGGTAAACGTGCTCGTCTTGATATAGAACGTCTATTAGGCTCCAAAGTTTATTTGGAACTGTGGGTAAAAGTTCAAAAAGATTGGCGTAACAAAGTAAACTTCATACGTCAAATGGGTTACTTAGAAGATCAAGATTAG